A stretch of DNA from Diospyros lotus cultivar Yz01 chromosome 14, ASM1463336v1, whole genome shotgun sequence:
ttCAGCCATGTTTCTGTACgtgttttgaaatgttttttttaaaaagtttcatTGTTTGCTAAatttgcatatcatatttcgaaacctttATGAGATTTAAGCCTATGTTTCAAAATTTACttggtatatttcgaaacctctgtctgttaatagattatttaaaaatttgagttgctttttgttttttatttcctttacatCCTAAAGCTTCTCAAaagcttttttaatttaatctccatgttttgagatttcaatttcaaattttgaaagaggagaacaaaacaaaatcatagcaAGCATAAATCTTTGTCTCCTACTCATGTTGTCTCCCAATGCAAAATCAATTGTAAAGGTtggatgtttcaaaacatgtgatgtatgttttaaaaccaataagctatatttcgaaaccttcttttaaatcttgtctctaacggctataaatcAGGTAACCATTTATAAATAGCAGGTGCATTAAGACAAGGATATACATGAGAACACACATACAAGAGACACAAgatacatacacaagcacaaatgAACAAAATTGTTTTGACAAGCTCTCAAAAAAGATCCATATACATACAATCCTTAATGtccattgtggtgtgaaaatgAGAAGCAAGTTGAATCTGAAGTCTCATCTCTCTAGCTCTCCTTACCTCAAGTCAAGAGGTTTGTATAGCCATTTGGTAAGACATTTTATTGCGATTCAATTTGTTGGGCTGTAAAAGATaaagtttatttatcttgttaatgtttataaggtttgagtttagtcTTAGAACTCATTGtagtgtaaggtttgagtttagtcTTAGAACTCATTGtagtgtaaggtttgagttaagtcTCAAAACTCAGTGTGTCaaggtttgagttgagacaTAAAACTTATCGTGTACAAGATTTTAGGGTAAATCGTGGTAAAACTCTTATTGTGtttgatcactagtgaaagtgattgtggttgaaAATTCTTCAAGTGGATAAGGTTGAAAATAGTGGACTAGGTAGattgccgaaccactataaatctcatgTGCTCTcgttttactattttatttgcatattattactgttcaaattttcaaaaaaatcgttttcaaaagctaaaagttttgaaataagtaaaatataaaggaaagtttcgaaacatatatagtaagtttcgaaacctacttaacataAAGGTTGTTTTCGAAATATACTCCTTTaaatttcgaaacatagtgttctgTAAACAATCGATCTTTAAGCTATCGAATAATTTACCTTaatctcaattcaccccccaaTTAAATATATTTGTCATCATTTGAAACTAACATAGGTGATATTGGAAAACAAGGCACCTAGTACCAATAGGTCTGTGGAAAGCTTGGCACTTGTGACTTTCGACCCCAAAGTGGAATTGAAAAATGGTTTATAAAATTGGATTATAAAATGATCGAAACTGTTAGCCGCAACAACACCTAAAGTAGGAGTGATGATGAGCCCAACTAAGATGTGATTTATGCAGAAAATCAAGATAGACTAGAGAGAGATATGTTGGAAGATTCACGATAAACCACTAAATGGAAAGGGAACCAAAATTGGTGAGCAATTTCAAGGCATAAACCCATTTGCAAATAGTTTCAAGCCATTTGTCCTTGCGTAAGGATTATCCTTGCGTTAGCAACGTCTAAAGGCTGGCCTATTTGTTAACTAGATATTAGTAGCGCCTTTCTTCATGGATTTATCAATGAAGAAGTATTTATGCAGCCATCTCTTGGTTATTCCAAAGCTATACCAGGTTAAGTTTGTTtgctcaaatatatttttttttatggctTGAAAGAAGCTTCTAAGCAGTGGAGTGTCGAATTCTCCATCTTTCTATTCAACATTAGATTCCTTCAGTCACCACATGATCATTACTTATTCATTTGAAAGTCGAACCTTCACTTCATTGCATTgcttgtgtatgtggatgatgcTTTATTGGTTGGTAATGATTTGGATCATCTAATGAAAGGAAGCTTCTCTCTAATTTAGATCAACTTTGCAAATTAATTTGCCAATTATTGTACATAAATATAACTCATCTTGATATCCATGTATGTAGCATTTGAGCCAGTTTATGCATTCCCCACAAAAGCCTCATCTCGATGTTGCCATTAATGTTCTCAAGTACCTCAAAAGGTTTTATTTCTATGGACCTTTTTATTCGACATTTAGTTAGTCTTATCTTACAACATATTGTGATGTTGATTGGGCCTCCTGTGCCTTTACAAGGAGATCTCTTACAAGTTGAGTTTTCCAGCTCATTGGATTGGAGTGGTTTATTGGCATCAAATGAGGTTCATGCACCAAAGCATATATTGTTTGGTTTGTGCAATCTTTAGCAGAATATATAATTCATGGGCGAAAGCTTTATGCCCATAGTGATGCTTGGATTATGAAATTAATGTGCCCTTAAGGAGGCCTTCTGGGTCATGTTTGGGTGTCTCAATGCTGTCTCATAAGGTCACACTACTTGATCCcatccatttatatatatatatatatatatttggttgcTTTTCATCACATGCATGGATTTGTTCCAAAGTTAGGTTTGAAATTAGTTTTTCGTTTCTAGTAATTAAAACAACAATCCctacatatataatttagcCTTAATATGGTTTTGGCtcgttaattttatttatttatagaaatattaattatgcTTAAGAATTTTTCTCGCCTTTCttgatatttctattttttaataaatgtaaaAGATAACAGCTGTATCCGTTTGcatttcttgaaaatatttgattaattaaatggCAAAGAAAGTCTATAGTTTATATTATACGTGAAAAGAAGCATTGGGCTTTGTCTAAGTGATAAGTCACAAACACAAGCCCGCCCAGTATCCAGTCAACAGGTATTGGGCCATTCAAGCCCAAACAAATTAGAATGATTGAGTCCACTCGTTAAATCTAATGGGTTCGGTCCTAAGGCATAAACGAGTCCACTCGTTCAATCAATGAAGTTGCCTTAACATCACTTAAGCTTCATTGTCacgggatatatatatatatatatatatagacttgATATTTTGCCCATATTAGACAATATTTATTAGTCGGAGGAGAATGTTATGCCGTTTCTATCAAATTATCCATATCGAATAATTATTATGTTGTGTGATGCATATAACATAAcaattatatagatatatatattaataaattaataaaaaaatcattaggCTATTATTAGATTACACAccaatttgaaaatgaaaaacaaattgtATCAAATTATACGTGGTTGAGGGGTTCGTCACAtcaataatcactcaattttaaattttgttcatatttgGTCATTAGAGTTTGAATGTTATACgttagttattaatatttcataacTATTACTGTTTAGtcattaaacttaaaaatattgcatgctagttattaatattttaaaattatttctcactTATTACTtattagtcactgaactttaagtttataattttgaaatattagataTTGTAGttaatatcttaaaatttaatgattaagTAGCAAcagatttaaaatatcaatgactaataaataatattttaaaatttaataattaaatagtaataaaatataaaatttagtgaggGGGGTTTCTAAGATAATGAAATAATTAGACAAAATACGAGggtgaaattggaatttaactTCAACAACCAATGAGATGCACTGAAGTTGAAGCGCCAATCAGAGCGTTTGACTCCTAATAATACTACtacttcttctcctcttcctcctgagaatccaatccaatccagtCGCCATCTTCTTCAGGCAAGCCATGAACAGCACGGGACTGATCCTGACGGCGGCAGCCCTTGCAGTTTTAGCCATATTTCTAGCTTTCACCACCACCCACTTGTTCACTCCGCCTCCTGTTCCGGGCTCCCATGACGACCTCCACACGGCGGAGATAGTGCATCTCACAGGCGCCTTCGGCCCTGAAAGCGTGGCCTTCGATGCCGACGGCGAAGGCCCCTACACCGGCGTCGCCGACGGCCGGATCCTCAAGTGGCTGGGAGTTGACCGCGGTTGGGTTGATTTTGCTTTCACATCTTCCCAAAGGTAGCTAAAATTCGTCCTCCTTTTTTCTGTTTGTTCGCTTTATcttcttttgattaatttgtcGTGATGTTGACATAGAAGTTGCTTTCATCAAAAGGTCATTCATTAAATTCAGAATCCACCCACCTGTTCTTAGAATTAAATGCAAGATTCTCTGGGGATATCGTgcttatacatacatatatatatgtatgtaggCCATCTATTTTCTCTGGTCACAAATTCCCTTTACTGTGGTAGGTAAATTAATGTGGTTGAACACCCAATCCAAGTTTGTACTTCAAATTTCTCTGTCAACCATTCACGTGGTTGAATCTCATTTGTTGCCCTATTTCCTTCCCTAAGACATCAGTCACACCACATAGGGTGTGCTAAATGCATGTGGGATCTCAAATCTCAATCCCCAGTGTCTAGGCTACAAAATTCCCGAGCTTTGTTTCACCAGGCTTTTGCATGTGCAACTTCCCTTCTAATCATATATGCATTGCTGAAAACTAGAGCCCTGCCTTCTGGTGGTGAGATCTCAACAGAAGGTGTCAATACGATACTGGTCTCTACATTGGGAATATAAGGTGAAAAGATGATTTTCTTTAGCATTTTGAATTTCAGACAATAAGGAAATGAAATTCTAAAGGTTTTTTAAGCTGATGATGAAAAATGCCGTGATAAAACTTCCCAAACTGGTCCTAATTCAACTTAAATCTCCACAGAAAATGTAGAGTTATGTGTCTTCTCTGATGTCTCCTTCCCCTTCCAATCTAGTTAAAGCTTTGAATAGAATACTACTACTTTCGGAATCCGATTTACGGCCATTGAAAGAACCAACACATTGATAAGTGAGAAGTCTCCACAGGACATTGCAAACTGCAAAGGCTTCGAATTCAACTAATTAGACCGTAATTTATACTTTTAAGGGCTAAATTACACACCATAAAGTATTCCTTTAATGTGTGTCACTGCACAGGCGACTATAACATTGAAATTTCCTAATTAGTTTCATATCTCTCCACACTAATCTTTACAATGGATGCATGTAAATCCGGATTTCATGCCATGAAGGTTATACAAACGCATTTCATAGCCTTAGGCGGAGACCTCCCAATTTGCCTAAGCTGCTattgatcaaaataaaatttctgcTTATTTCACTGTGATAATTTTATTGAGATGAAATTTTGGGTCAATGACCGTTCTAAGTTATTTTGTGAAGGGAGGAATGTGTCCGTCCATTTGCACCAGAAATGGAACATGTATGTGGAAGGCCGTTAGGATTACGATTTGACAAAAAAACTGGAGATCTTTATATTGCAGATGCATACTTTGGCCTTCAAGTCGTAGGCCCAAAGGGAGGTTTGGCCACTCCGGTAGTTTCAGAAGTCGAAGGCCAGCCCTTACGCTTCACAAATGACATGGACATTGATGAGAGCAAAGATGTGATTTACTTCACAGAAACAAGCACAAGCTTTCATAGAAGGTAAGTGAAGTGCCACATTGTCGAAAGCACTGAAAATGCTTTATTTGCACAGCGGGAAGAACTCATTGATCGATTGATCAAACTCTGAATCACCTCGAATTGTTTGTCTTTATGCAGGCAATTTATGACATCAAGTCTAAGCGGTGACAAAACTGGCAGGTTGATGAAATACGACAAAACAAGCAAAGAAGTCACAGTTCTACTGAGAGGCCTTGCTTCGGCCAACGGCGTAGCCCTGAGCAAGGACCGGTCCTTTGTACTAGTAGCCGAGACCTTGACTTGTAGGATCTTGAGGCTGTGGCTCAATGGCCCTAATTCCGGAAAATCAGATGTGTTCGCTGAGCTACCCGGGTTCCCAGACAACGTCAGAAGCAACTCGAAGGGCGAGTTCTGGGTGGCACTCCACGCGAAAAAGGGTACTGTGGCGGACTGGTTTGTCTTAAATCCGTGGATTGGGAAAGCACTGCTGAAGCTCCCTCTCAACTTCAAGCAACTACACTACTTGTTAGTGGGAGGAAAGCCACATGCAACTGCAATCAAATTAAGCGAAGAGGGAGTAATTTTGGAGGTTTTAGAAGACAGTGAAGGCAGAAATTTGAGGTTCATTAGTGAAGTGGAGGAAAAAGATGGCCGCTTGTGGATTGGGTCGGTGATTATGCCTTTCCTTGGTGTTTATAATTTGCAATGAATTCCCTCGTTATGGCCAgccttcttcatcttttttgtTCTACTCCTAAGAGTTGGGTTTATAATTTGAGGTTCAATTGTGTTAGTTCTAACTAGCTGCACACACGGCAGTTAGCTGTTGTAACTTGCCCTACTGTTGTGCTTTATCTTCTAAAGATAAAAACTACTGATATGTTTTATCTTCTAAAGTTTTGTCTCAAATTCTCTCCTACTTTTGTGTCGATGTAGattgttttttatatatatttttctattcgAGAGAGCGATAAACTAAACAAGTTTTTCTTCCAATCAAGTAAGCCATACCCTACTCGAGTAATCTATTTCTTAGATACTCGAGAAAGGTGTTCCAATCAGATATCTCTCTGtttgttcatggtattagagtaaaaaacaaatcaaacctAGCTTCTTTTTCATTATCGTTCCATCATGTCGACGTTAATGCTGAATCAACATCTACTATCACATCTTAAACCTATTGGATCTTAGTGAAAAATCACCCCATTCAAATCACCACTATTCGACTTAATGGAACTAGCTTTTTGCAGTGGTTACAATAAGTCCAAATGTATATTAGGGGGCAAAGAAATATAGGATATATCACGAAAGAGATTCAGAAACTTGATGAGAAGAATCTTGCCTTCTCCACTTGGAATGTTGAGAACCCAATAGTCATGACCTAGCTGGTGAAATCCATGGTTTAAGACATTAGTGTAAACTATGTGTTATTCAATTGCAAATGAGCAATGGGACAATGTCACACGGATGCACTTAGACCTAGGAAATCAATCACGAGTCTATGAGTTGACATTGAAACTTGTCGAAATTCGCCAAGGTGAGGAAGCTAtcaccaaatattttaattatctttaaagGATTTGGCATGATCTTGATCTATTCCATGATTATAAATGGAAATCCATGGATGATTCTAACAACTAcaagaaaatggtggatatcatttgagtatttaaatttcttgttggttttaattttgagtttgatGAAGTATGCGGATGTATCATTGAAAGAAATCCTTTTCCTCCTATCAAATAGATGTCTATTGAAGTTCGTTGTGAGGAAAGTTGTAGACATGTGATAATGGGAAACAAGACACCTAGTACTAATAGGTTTGTGGAAAAGGCTTGGCACTTGTGACTTTTAACCCCATAgttgttaaaatcaaaattttaaatgagattGAAAGAGAGTCCATAAAATTGGATCTTAAAATAATCAAAGTTATTAGCCGCAAGAACACCTAAAGTAGGATTAATGACAAGTCCCAACTAAGatgtgatttctgcagaaaaccAAGATAGACTAGGAAGACATGTTGGAAGATTCACGATAAACCACCAAATGGAAAGGGAACCAAAATAGGTGAGCAATCTCAAGGCATAAACCCATTTGCAAATAGTTTCAAGCCATTTGTCCTTGCGTAAGGATTATCCTTGCATTAGCAACGTCTAAAGGTTGGCCTATTTGTTAACTAGATATTTGCAATGCCTTTCTTCATGGATTTATCAAAGAAGAAGTATTTATGCAGCCACCTTCTGGTTATTCCAAAGCTACACCAGGTCAAGTTTGTTtgctcaaatatatatatatatgtatatttctctctaattcAGATCAATTTTGCAAACTAATTGACCAATTATCGTACATAAATATAACTTGTCCTGATATCCATGCAGAATTTGAGCCAGTTTATGCATTCCCCACAAAAACCTCATCTCGATGTTGCCATTCATGTTCTCACGTACCTCAAAGGTTTTGTTTCTATGGGCCTTTTTATTCAACATCTAATCATCCTTTTCTTACAACATATTGTGATGCTGATTGGGCCTCTTATGTCTTTATAAGGAGATCTCTTACTAGTCTTTGTGTATTTCTTGGAACAACTCTTATTTCTTcgaaaacaaagaaacaaaatattgtttcctatttttttgcTGAGATAAAATATCGCAGCATGGCTTCAACAGTGTGCAAATTGCCGTGGATTTCATATTTGTTGAAGGAACTTCATGTTCCCTTAAATTTGCTCATTCTCCTATACTGTGATAATCAAGCTGCATTACACATCGTTGCCAACCCCGTATTTTATGAGCACACCAAACATTTAGACATCAATTATCATTTAGTCAAAGAGCACCTTAGACGTGGGTTTATTCAGCCTCTCCACATCTCCTCCACTAATAAGCTCGAAGACATATTCACCAAGCCTTTATCTTCGATTCATCATCATTATCTTGCGACCAAGTTGGGATTGCTTCTCCCACAgtctccaacttgaggggggaTATAGAGACTATTACAGTAAATTTGTTATTCTTTTAGTTTGTTAGTTAGAGATTATAAACTATAACTAATTTAGTTAGTTGGTATGTTAATTTTGTTACTTCTAACAAATTGTATGCATGGCAATTAAATGTTGTAATAGCTACTATAAATAGACCATTGCAGAGTCTATTTCAAGAGAATGGGAGAAATTCATATTCATTCTTCCATACTTAAGTTTTCTCCTGAACAGATCTTCTCCTTTGATGGTtcatgttgttgccaaaatacaacaattaaaatttatagttgAGGGAGAGCTGGAGTCGAGGCAATGCGAGGTGGACAGCTGGCATGAGTCTGCTGGTGGAACTGGACGTTGAGTAGCTCCGGTCCCCAATATCCTCGCTGGGGTTGTAAATGGACCTCTGAGGGCACTTTCAATAGTTGACTCCGGGGCACTCGAGGCCTAACTGTGCTCACAAGAACAGATTAGAAGGCATGCAGGGATTTCTCACCCTCgtatgccctccgatgcttaagtcagtacagGTAGAAAAGCAGTACGATAAATAAAGGGATAACACTAATACTATCATTGAATATAAGATAGTCGTACCTTACCCAGTTAAGGTGTAACGTCCCGTTTTCCAAGCACGTTAacacttaggacaattctgagataataatttttttttatatataaaactaagattaaaccatatcattgctcttatccatgccaaaatttccatttatttatctccaaggagaatcatcataaatatcaaatgcggaagttagaatcgaatctaacatcataacattaatcataaattagttcttacatcaaggaaatataaatttctcaacatgacttaatacataacataagttctcaactaacattaaccctaaataaggttctacatcatcattcctcaaaacgttcataattcaaagtagcagaacttaaatatatgagttacataacatacattcaactcatcatacgactcatcatgcactttgctaagtaccatttcatacctcattcatcatcatttttattacaatctccatctggaacgtttaaatattttaggGGTAAAACCCAAGTTTGATGacaaatcatctaagtaagggaaacaaaacttttaatgctcatgtatgtatgtaatgcacataaaatcataactctcatgtttgggtcgactgcaccttaagattacccgctaTTTTTTCAGTCTCCCTGtcagaccggggtgtatgggtgcacatTTGGCAAAGTAACgaagccagtacctaatcccaaacccatacAACATATGActgtgaatctcatcatgctcatatgcatctatcatcatcaaaaaatataaatgcaatctacgtgatgcaTAACATATCATGACATGTCAACATGATAACTAAAGCTTTCCTGAATTGAGTTTTGTATTGAAAAAGGATTTCAAGTccatttcataaattaaatcaaattgaatagtatcacttaccttgaaaaaagataattttgcccttagcataattttgcctcaaattcGCGTTGGACTTTTAATCGTACTTAATTATGAATCTTGACATACCCTGGACATcataattactttaaaaaaatcaaatttctaaATACTTCCTCATAAAATTATGAGGAAGTATTTCctcaagatttaaaaaaagcAGATTTCTCctatttcctcctattatttcctcaatattatgaaataagtatttcctcataaaattttctcaatttctcttcacaataattcctaaaaaaaatttcctaagccccaaaaatttcttcataattttcagaattcatattttatttatttctcattttctctttgattttcaagcatctattgcttaaaaaatccataataaataccaatcatacatttctcttccaatttcatcatcaacaattttaaaatataattctcatatttctgaaatttttgaagaaattttcaaaaataactcACATTCCCGTGGAGCGATTCGGTATTTTTCTATACTGCAACGAAGCCTAAGTTTGCATATCTAACGATGCCTTCTACTACAAATTTTCACAAGAACTACTGAATCCagcctatagaatttttctaggaatttttgatatttttctctatattttgtttttcttattttctttatttatcttttttcaaatctctctctcactttcaaatcttttttcttacaagctttctctctctaatttaagttctcaaacctttcaagtttcctctatttatagaaggttgaattaagtttagcataattgtagtgacccactatctttaattattttgtcacatttcttaattattttccactaaatctcactaataatttttaattatttgtccacaccctactttgtctcccacatttcttaattatttcacccattatctttgattatttgtccacaccctactttgtctctcacatttctcaattatttcatccattatctttaattaatttgtcacatttcttaattatttttcactaaatctcacccataatctttaattatttgttcacaccctactttgtctctcacatttcttaattgtttcacccattatctttgattatttgtctacaccctattttgtctcccacatttctcaattatttcacacattatctttaattattttgtcatctttcttaattatttttcactaaatctcacccataatctttaattatttctccacaTCCTACTTTATCTcctacatttctcaattatttcatccactatctttaattattttgtcaccttaattatttttcactaaatcttcttttaaatagattattctttcatttagttcattaattttaaactcactttcttagcctactaactcaAAGCCTATTTACTTAGCATTTcctttttttcaacttagcccactagctctaagcccatttacttagcctttcctttttcaacttagcccattAACTCTAAatccattagttttctcaattataatctctaatggatgttaaaaatattttaaatataaaaaatttaattatttttattctcaaaatactaggatattaaaTAAGGAGGCTTCATCAAGGTATTGTTAGAGGGAGCTGCAGATGGACATGCTTGTTAGTAGCACTCGAGTGGGTTTGAGAAGAATCCCCCCGGAGGACTTGACAACTTAAGGGGTCCTTCGGGAGAAGGTAGGCCTCTCGGTGTGCTGTCGAAGCAGGGTCTCGGCCTCTCAAGGACCTGCCCAAGCGCAACTCCGAGTTCAGTGGGAGATGCCTCGAGGTAATGCTTATTTGACCACTATTCCCTTAGATGACACATTGCACTCCATGGACGTGAACATATTATATTACATCTTATAGGCATATCATGTGTGGTATCATATaagcattatatatattacgTTGTGTGAACATAATGTGATATAGGGACCTGAGGGTACATTATAATAGCATGGCATGCCATTGCACCATGTCACAACCCATGGGTCCATCTATCTGGCTACTACTCACGTAAGTGGGttatgtacatacatatatatattacacagagagagagacttcTCGCGAAGAAGCCTTCCCGAAAGCATCAGGCTACTGCTAAGAGGAGATTGACCATTGCCCGAGAACTGGTTTCCCGGGAGGGCTGAGAATTTTGGAAGTTGTTTGTTGAGAAGCTGGAGGGGTGATCGGCATTGTGCAAT
This window harbors:
- the LOC127790324 gene encoding protein STRICTOSIDINE SYNTHASE-LIKE 10-like — its product is MNSTGLILTAAALAVLAIFLAFTTTHLFTPPPVPGSHDDLHTAEIVHLTGAFGPESVAFDADGEGPYTGVADGRILKWLGVDRGWVDFAFTSSQREECVRPFAPEMEHVCGRPLGLRFDKKTGDLYIADAYFGLQVVGPKGGLATPVVSEVEGQPLRFTNDMDIDESKDVIYFTETSTSFHRRQFMTSSLSGDKTGRLMKYDKTSKEVTVLLRGLASANGVALSKDRSFVLVAETLTCRILRLWLNGPNSGKSDVFAELPGFPDNVRSNSKGEFWVALHAKKGTVADWFVLNPWIGKALLKLPLNFKQLHYLLVGGKPHATAIKLSEEGVILEVLEDSEGRNLRFISEVEEKDGRLWIGSVIMPFLGVYNLQ